The genomic window ACAAAATCCCGGTGCCAGTGGCAAGGGAGTCACGAGCAGCCAGTTGCGGCGCGGCGAGGTCGGTCGGACGGACGGCCGTTCAGTCCGCCCCCAGTCGCTCGAAGTAAATCGCCCGCCGCTCGTCGGCCGCGGGCGTCGTGACCAGCGAGACGGCGACGGTGACGACGAGACCGAGTCCCATACCGACGATGCCGGCCGTCCATCCGGCGTAGCTGCCGGGGACGAACGCGAAGAAGAGACTGGCGAGGTAGAACGCCTGGCTGATCAGGATTCCCGCAGTGATTCCGGTTCGGGTCGTCCGGCGCCAGTAGAGGGCCACGAGCACGGGAAACGCGAGCTGCGCGAAGCCGCTGAAGGCCGCGTCCCCGAGTTCGAACAGCGTCGCGGGGTTCAGGAGGCTCGCGACGAACGCCGCCGTGGCGAAGATCACGACGACGCTGCGAGCGATCAGGTCCTCGGTTCGCTCGGAGAGCGCCCACCCGAAACGGGCGAGGGTCGGTCGGCACAGGTCCCGGGTGAAGTACGACGACCCCGACAGCAGCATCGAGTCCGAAGAGGACATCATCGCCGCCATCGCGCCCGCGATGACGAGCGCGGCGAACCAGATCGGCGTGTACTCGGCGAGCACGATCGGGAGCACGTTGCCCCCCTCCGGTACCGTCACGTCGAGGCCGGCGGCCCACGCGCCGAGCATGAACGAGGGGAGGAACAGCAGGACGCAGAGGATCGGCCAGAGGGCGAAGGAGCGCTTGAGCACCGTCTTCGAGCCGGCGGCGAAGAACCGCTGGTTGACCTGCGGGAACATCGCGACGCCGAAGCCGATCGTGATCGCCGTCGAGAGCATCCACTGGGCCGTGTAGTAGTCGCTCCCCAACGAGAGGAAGCGGGCGGTCTCCTCGCTCGCCGCGAGCGCCTCCGTCGCCGCCCCGGCGCCGCCGATTTCGGCGAGCACCCACAGCAGAGCGACCCAGGTCGTCACGAGCATGAACGCGCCCTGCAGGGTGTCGGTCCAGGCGATGCCGCGCATTCCGGCGGCGACGACGTAGAGGATCATGAACGCGGTGATCAACCCCGCGCCGGCGGCGTAGGAGATCGCGCCCTCGGTCAGCGCCTCGAGCGCGGTCCCGGCGCCGACCTGCTGGAGCATTATGTAGGGAAACAGCCACAGCAGGCTGACACCGGCGACCAGCGCCCGAAGTCCCCGCGAGCCGAAGCGGTCGCCGAGCATCTCGCCGAGCGTGACGTAGCCGTACCGGCGCCCGAGCAGCCACTGCTTGTAGCCGATGACGTACCAGAGAATGGCGAAGATGATCCCGTCCATCAGTCCCATGACCAGCACCCACTCGGGGCCCTGCGCGTAGGCGATGTTCGGCCCGGCGAAGAAGGTGAACGCCGACAGTAGCGTCGCGAAGGTGGTAAAGAGGAGGACGACCGTCCCCAGCGTCCGACTCGCCAGGTAGAAGTCCTCCGCGGTCCGGTCGGTCAGCCGATAGGCGACCAGCCCGATCGCCAGCGCCAATAGCAGGTAGCCGACGATGATCCCCAACTGTAGGGCGACGCTCACGGCCGATCACCTCCCGTTGCCGGTCGCGACGAGCGATCCCCGTGCTCGAGACTCGAGGCCTCCGACCCGTTCGCCTCGCTCGAGTCGCCCTCGCGTCCGGGTTCGATGCCGATACCCCACGCCCGCTGGGCGAACGCCCAGAAGACGGCGGACGCGAGTCCCATCCAGCCGACGTGCCACCAGAGCCACAGCGGCAGGCCGGCGACGACCGTCGAATCGCCCCAGAGGAACCACGGGACCGCCAGCGCACAGAGGACGATCCCGACCGCGCCCCATCCCAGAAGTTGCAGTCGGCGCATATCCGGGTGTTCGGCCCGACGTTGGTAACAGTTTCCCTTCAACCGTGGTCGTTGAAGAAGTTTCGTTATCGATAGCGCGAGAGCGTTCTCCGCCGGGATTTCGAGGCTGAAATCGCTCTTTCGCCTGCTCGAGAAACTGGTCGTCCCAAGCTAAAATCGCTCTTTCAGACAGGACAAAACGTATAGTAATCGCCGAACGAGTACGACGCGAACCACATGGCTCGGCTGTTCCCGTTTCGCTCCGAACCCGCCGAGAACGAGGGCCGGCCGCGTATCGTCGGGCTCGAGGGCGAGGACGCCGACGCGGTCTTTAGCGCGCTCTCCTCGACGACGGCCCGCCGGATCTACGCGCGCCTCGACGAGGACCCCGGCACGCCCAGCGACGTCGCCGAGGCCATCGACTCCTCGATCCAGAACGTCCGCTACCACCTCGAGAACTTAGAGGAGGCGGGGCTCGTCGAGGTCGTCGACACCTGGTACTCCTCGCGGGGCAACGAGATGAGCGTCTACGCGACGACCGACGGGCCGCTGATCGTCACGAGCGACGAGTCGACGGCCAGTCGGCTTCGCGAGGCCCTCTCGCGGTTCGTCGGCGGGGTCGCGTTGCTCGCTGCCGGCGGGCTGTTCGTCCAGTACGGCCTCACGCGGTGGGCCGAGTCGGTGACGGAGTCCGCGCCCGCCGAGGCGACGCCGGAGGGTGCCGACGCCGACGCCGGCGGTGGGGCCGATAGGACGAGCGGCGACGAGACGGGCGGCGACGGGACGGACGGAAGTGGAAGCGGGGGCGGTGACGGCGACGGTGCCGACGCCCTTGAGGAGGAGACGGACGACGTCGGAATCGCCAGCGACGAGCCCACGGGCGACGGCGCGTCGAGTCCCGACGGCAACGGAAGCACCGAGAACGCGACCGGGAACGAGACCGTCGACGGCGCGGCCGACGGCGCCGCGGACGTGGCCGACGCGATCTTCGACGTCGCACCGCCGGGACTGCTCTTCTTCCTCGGCGGCCTGCTCGTGTTGCTCGCCGTCGCGGGCTACTGGTACTGGTACCGGTACCGGCCGGCGTACTGAGTCTCCCTCGAGACGATCGCCGGCGTATCGGGAATCCGCTCGTCGGCGTCCGGGGAGCGGATCACCGACGCCCCGAACGATCGGCCCGTCGGCGCTCCGTTCGGCCGGATCGCCGCCGTTCCGACCGTCACTATCG from Haloterrigena sp. KLK7 includes these protein-coding regions:
- a CDS encoding sodium:solute symporter family protein; this encodes MSVALQLGIIVGYLLLALAIGLVAYRLTDRTAEDFYLASRTLGTVVLLFTTFATLLSAFTFFAGPNIAYAQGPEWVLVMGLMDGIIFAILWYVIGYKQWLLGRRYGYVTLGEMLGDRFGSRGLRALVAGVSLLWLFPYIMLQQVGAGTALEALTEGAISYAAGAGLITAFMILYVVAAGMRGIAWTDTLQGAFMLVTTWVALLWVLAEIGGAGAATEALAASEETARFLSLGSDYYTAQWMLSTAITIGFGVAMFPQVNQRFFAAGSKTVLKRSFALWPILCVLLFLPSFMLGAWAAGLDVTVPEGGNVLPIVLAEYTPIWFAALVIAGAMAAMMSSSDSMLLSGSSYFTRDLCRPTLARFGWALSERTEDLIARSVVVIFATAAFVASLLNPATLFELGDAAFSGFAQLAFPVLVALYWRRTTRTGITAGILISQAFYLASLFFAFVPGSYAGWTAGIVGMGLGLVVTVAVSLVTTPAADERRAIYFERLGAD
- a CDS encoding helix-turn-helix domain-containing protein, with the protein product MARLFPFRSEPAENEGRPRIVGLEGEDADAVFSALSSTTARRIYARLDEDPGTPSDVAEAIDSSIQNVRYHLENLEEAGLVEVVDTWYSSRGNEMSVYATTDGPLIVTSDESTASRLREALSRFVGGVALLAAGGLFVQYGLTRWAESVTESAPAEATPEGADADAGGGADRTSGDETGGDGTDGSGSGGGDGDGADALEEETDDVGIASDEPTGDGASSPDGNGSTENATGNETVDGAADGAADVADAIFDVAPPGLLFFLGGLLVLLAVAGYWYWYRYRPAY
- a CDS encoding DUF3311 domain-containing protein — translated: MRRLQLLGWGAVGIVLCALAVPWFLWGDSTVVAGLPLWLWWHVGWMGLASAVFWAFAQRAWGIGIEPGREGDSSEANGSEASSLEHGDRSSRPATGGDRP